A genomic stretch from Lathyrus oleraceus cultivar Zhongwan6 chromosome 2, CAAS_Psat_ZW6_1.0, whole genome shotgun sequence includes:
- the LOC127123143 gene encoding uncharacterized protein LOC127123143 — protein sequence MAPEASRPTSQVAPSAIDPARPMDYQLLDDRIRAIEGFSTFGIDARDLCLVPNVVLPQKFKVSDLPKYKGLSCPRSHITMYYRKMVLYIDNVDLLIHCFQESLSGASLDWSMGLERTKIRSWRDLSKAFLKQYKYNLDMAPTRLQLQNQAQRSNETFKEYAQHWREMASRVRPTLSDNELVDIFMGTLQGLYYEKMIGSSSTNFEDMVTIGERVENGLKSGKITDTTAPQTTNKRSRGGFIKKKEGGENVVTTSACPQY from the coding sequence ATGGCCCCTGAAGCCTCTCGGCCAACCAGCCAGGTCGCTCCTTCCGCTATTGATCCGGCCAGACCTATGGATTATCAGCTATTGGACGATAGAATAAGGGCTATCGAGGGTTTCTCAACCTTTGGTATAGATGCTCGAGACCTTTGCTTGGTTCCAAACGTGGTGCTTCCACAAAAATTCAAGGTGTCAGACCTCCCGAAATACAAAGGTTTAAGTTGTCCTCGTAGTCATATCACCATGTACTACAGGAAGATGGTGTTGTATATCGACAATGTTGACCTGCTGATCCATTGCTTCCAGGAAAGTCTGTCCGGAGCTTCTCTGGATTGGTCCATGGGGTTGGAACGTACTAAGATTCGGTCATGGAGGGACTTATCCAAGGCATTTCTGAAACAATATAAGTACAACCTTGACATGGCTCCGACGAGGCTCCAATTACAGAATCAAGCACAGAGATCCAATGAAAcctttaaagagtatgctcaacaTTGGCGCGAGATGGCGTCCAGGGTCCGACCAACACTGTCTGATAATGAACTTGTGGATATCTTCATGGGTACGCTCCAAGGGTTGTATTATGAGAAGATGATTGGGAGTTCGTCTACAAACTTTGAAGATATGGTAACTATCGGTGAGCGTGTAGAGAATGGGTTGAAATCAGGGAAGATCACAGATACAACTGCTCCACAAACAACGAACAAGAGGTCGCGTGGGGGCTTCATAAAGAAGAAGGAGGGGGGAGAAAATGTTGTGACGACAAGTGCCTGCCCCCAATATTAG